A single genomic interval of Streptomyces sp. NBC_00663 harbors:
- the thyX gene encoding FAD-dependent thymidylate synthase — MTDTPVDDLKPSFRSDVSVELVKHSAADSDVLWAARVSTAGEQSLDELKKDPERSKGLINYLMRDRHGSPFEHNSMTFFISAPIFVFREFMRHRVGWSYNEESGRYRELEPVFYVPGADRKLVQEGRPGKYVFVEGTEAQQQLVSRTMEDSYRQAYEAYQEMLAAGVAREVARAVLPVGLFSSMYATCNARSLMHFLGLRTQHELAKVPSFPQREIEMVGEKMEAEWAKLMPLTYAAFNANGRVAP, encoded by the coding sequence GTGACCGACACCCCCGTCGACGACCTCAAGCCCAGCTTCCGCAGCGATGTCAGTGTCGAGCTGGTGAAGCACAGCGCGGCCGACTCCGACGTGCTGTGGGCCGCCCGTGTCTCCACCGCGGGCGAGCAGTCCCTGGACGAGCTGAAGAAGGACCCCGAGCGGTCCAAGGGCCTCATCAACTACCTGATGCGCGACCGGCACGGCAGCCCGTTCGAGCACAACTCGATGACCTTCTTCATCAGCGCCCCCATCTTCGTCTTCCGCGAGTTCATGCGGCACCGCGTGGGCTGGTCGTACAACGAGGAGTCGGGCCGCTACCGGGAGCTCGAACCGGTCTTCTACGTCCCCGGCGCGGACCGCAAGCTCGTCCAGGAGGGCCGCCCCGGCAAGTACGTCTTCGTCGAGGGCACCGAGGCCCAGCAGCAGCTGGTGTCCCGCACGATGGAGGACTCCTACCGTCAGGCGTACGAGGCCTACCAGGAGATGCTCGCCGCCGGCGTCGCCCGCGAGGTCGCCCGCGCGGTTCTCCCCGTCGGTCTCTTCTCCTCTATGTACGCCACCTGCAACGCCCGCTCGCTGATGCACTTCCTCGGCCTGCGCACCCAGCACGAACTGGCGAAGGTTCCGTCCTTCCCGCAGCGGGAGATCGAGATGGTCGGCGAGAAGATGGAGGCCGAGTGGGCCAAGCTCATGCCGCTCACGTACGCCGCCTTCAATGCGAACGGCCGTGTGGCCCCGTAA
- the dapA gene encoding 4-hydroxy-tetrahydrodipicolinate synthase gives MAPTSTPQTPFGRVLTAMVTPFTADGALDLDGAQRLATHLVDAGNDGLIINGTTGESPTTSDAEKTDLVRAVLEAVGDRVHVVAGVGTNDTHHSLELAKAAEQTGAHGLLVVTPYYNKPPQEGLYRHFKAIADATELPVMLYDIPGRSGVPINTETLVRLAEHPRIVANKDAKGDLGRASWAIARSGLAWYSGDDMLNLPLLSVGAVGFVSVVGHVVTPDLRALVDAFVSGDVQKATEIHQKLLPVYTGMFRTQGVMTTKAALALQGLPAGPLRAPMVELTPEEIEQLKIDLAAGGVQL, from the coding sequence ATGGCTCCGACCTCCACTCCGCAGACCCCCTTCGGGAGGGTCCTCACCGCCATGGTCACGCCCTTCACGGCGGACGGCGCACTCGACCTCGACGGCGCGCAGCGGCTCGCTACCCACCTGGTGGACGCAGGCAACGACGGCCTGATCATCAACGGCACCACCGGTGAGTCGCCCACCACCAGCGACGCGGAGAAAACGGACCTCGTACGAGCGGTACTGGAGGCGGTCGGCGACCGTGTCCACGTCGTCGCGGGCGTCGGCACCAACGACACCCACCACAGCCTGGAGCTCGCCAAGGCCGCCGAACAGACCGGCGCGCACGGCCTCCTGGTGGTCACGCCGTACTACAACAAGCCCCCGCAGGAGGGCCTGTACCGGCACTTCAAGGCCATCGCCGACGCCACCGAGCTGCCGGTCATGCTCTACGACATCCCCGGCCGCAGCGGCGTCCCGATCAACACCGAGACACTGGTCCGGCTCGCCGAGCACCCGCGCATCGTCGCCAACAAGGACGCCAAGGGCGACCTCGGCCGCGCCAGCTGGGCCATCGCCCGCTCCGGCCTCGCCTGGTACTCCGGCGACGACATGCTGAACCTGCCCCTGCTCTCCGTGGGCGCGGTCGGCTTCGTCTCGGTCGTCGGCCATGTGGTCACGCCGGACCTGCGCGCCCTCGTGGACGCCTTCGTCTCGGGCGACGTACAGAAGGCCACGGAGATCCACCAGAAGCTGCTCCCCGTCTACACCGGCATGTTCCGCACCCAGGGCGTCATGACGACGAAGGCCGCGCTCGCCCTCCAGGGTCTGCCCGCCGGACCGCTGCGCGCACCGATGGTCGAACTCACTCCTGAAGAGATCGAGCAGCTCAAGATCGATCTTGCTGCCGGCGGGGTACAGCTCTGA
- a CDS encoding DegT/DnrJ/EryC1/StrS family aminotransferase — protein sequence MLRAAGVGVGDEVVVPAFGNVEVAEAVVLTGALPVFADIDPATYCLDVTAVEAAVTHRTAAVVVVHRFGRRADIAGLHGVGQRHGLLVLEQGESEAPYDEVAQRRERAAYLDGKLKGVWTPDGGDGHTYQQYVVRVPGNGRPDRDAFARALRGRGVECRVPVKTPVHRLPEFRRCVALRETELAADETLALPVDAALTKRDMQRVVGACNALGGLLQAAF from the coding sequence ATGCTCAGGGCCGCCGGCGTCGGAGTCGGTGACGAGGTCGTCGTACCGGCCTTCGGGAACGTCGAAGTGGCCGAGGCGGTCGTGCTGACCGGTGCGCTGCCGGTGTTCGCCGACATAGATCCAGCCACGTACTGCCTCGATGTGACCGCCGTCGAGGCGGCCGTAACTCATCGGACGGCGGCTGTGGTTGTCGTGCACCGGTTTGGGCGGCGGGCCGACATAGCGGGGCTGCACGGTGTGGGGCAGCGGCATGGGCTGCTCGTGCTGGAGCAGGGGGAGTCCGAGGCGCCGTACGACGAGGTTGCCCAGCGGCGGGAGCGGGCCGCCTATCTGGACGGGAAGTTGAAGGGGGTGTGGACCCCTGATGGTGGGGACGGGCACACCTATCAGCAGTACGTCGTGCGCGTGCCCGGGAACGGGCGGCCCGATCGGGACGCCTTTGCTCGCGCCTTGCGCGGTCGGGGAGTTGAGTGCCGGGTGCCGGTGAAGACACCGGTGCACAGGCTGCCCGAGTTCCGGCGGTGTGTGGCACTGCGGGAGACCGAGTTGGCCGCTGACGAGACGCTGGCGTTGCCCGTCGATGCCGCGCTCACCAAGCGGGACATGCAGCGGGTCGTGGGTGCCTGTAATGCGCTGGGCGGGCTGCTTCAGGCCGCTTTCTGA
- a CDS encoding SpoIIE family protein phosphatase: MTTGLIPGGPPPDRRPTDGLPQQRHEPVGHGALHADNRTRSSVITARAAASFEPVGRSVASARSFVRDTLQGWGFADIVDDAVVLTSELVTNAVVHAGTSADVLCLRSDDGVRIEVADHYPEREIPLQGHPATMGSPDREGGRGLQLCAALASRWGVDYTPTHKQVWFRLDLPERSVGTRAAGPSLPADLLPLADGRVRVAVIQIDRTSAISAWNEDAEELFGYPAEQVTGKPLTDLAAWPHTPGTSTGIAEALQLSRWEGSYGIRAASGRVTPVYASHLRVRDTGGEPSTVCLLVRDHERAVLQTPLRIPASDSSSGGDGQSTDPFEVFIGSPAPDDLDGLLQRTVERARDMLDADSAFLLLATDDETELEVRASTGLPSARQRFARVPVEAGPGRYGSARMPAVHDDLSAVPGAVPLLSGTGMRSVVTVPLKVEGRLTGSLGVAAEAPARYSNEEALRLQFAADRIALAVESARLGELERLRRGSLSFLVEASDLLAGTLDRDQTLALMAQMTVPTLATWCAVYTIADQASEPYLSYVLHEDEELIDGIKSLLSKISPPDPVPTPGARVWSAPAEAAHQAALRTSMRSLGLGEPIGRISSGIGPTLATASAVGGETVVLPLVARNRVIGMLTLGKPTDEHFRQEILELAEDLSRRAALALDNARLYSERTAISQSLQRSLLPPEQPAIEGIEVEVIYRAAGEGNEVGGDFYDVFPIRDGVYGFAIGDVCGTGPHAAAVTGLARHALRLLAREGLSGPAVLERLNSAILDEGARSRFLTLLYGEMRPQDDGSAEMKVVCAGHPLPLRLRQDGTVEPAAEPQPLLGVIEDLELYEQSVTLDPGDVLLCVTDGVTERREGTRMLGDDGLADVLTTCTGLTAGAVAARVMRAVERFASDAPSDDMAILAMRVPGLHND; encoded by the coding sequence ATGACCACCGGACTGATCCCCGGGGGACCTCCCCCGGACCGCCGGCCGACGGACGGCCTGCCGCAACAGCGGCACGAGCCGGTCGGCCACGGAGCCCTGCACGCCGACAACCGGACGAGGAGTTCAGTGATCACCGCGCGCGCGGCCGCCAGCTTCGAGCCCGTCGGGCGATCGGTCGCGAGCGCCCGCTCCTTCGTCCGCGACACACTCCAGGGCTGGGGCTTCGCCGACATCGTCGACGACGCGGTGGTGCTCACCAGCGAACTGGTGACGAACGCCGTGGTCCACGCGGGCACCTCCGCGGACGTCCTGTGCCTACGCAGCGACGACGGCGTACGCATCGAGGTCGCCGACCACTATCCGGAACGCGAGATCCCGCTCCAGGGCCACCCCGCCACCATGGGCAGCCCCGACCGCGAGGGCGGCCGCGGCCTCCAGCTGTGCGCGGCCCTGGCCAGCCGCTGGGGCGTGGACTACACACCCACGCACAAGCAGGTCTGGTTCCGGCTCGACCTCCCCGAACGCTCGGTGGGCACCCGCGCCGCCGGCCCGTCCCTCCCCGCGGACCTCCTGCCGCTGGCCGACGGCCGCGTCCGCGTGGCCGTCATCCAGATCGACCGTACGTCGGCCATCTCGGCCTGGAACGAGGACGCCGAGGAACTCTTCGGCTACCCGGCCGAACAGGTCACCGGCAAGCCCCTGACCGACCTCGCCGCCTGGCCGCACACCCCGGGCACCAGCACCGGCATCGCCGAGGCCCTCCAGCTCTCGCGCTGGGAAGGCAGTTACGGCATCCGCGCCGCCAGCGGCCGCGTCACGCCCGTGTACGCCTCCCATCTCCGCGTCCGCGACACCGGCGGCGAGCCCTCCACGGTCTGCCTCCTCGTCCGCGACCACGAACGCGCGGTCCTCCAGACCCCGTTGCGCATCCCGGCCTCCGACAGCTCCTCCGGCGGTGACGGCCAGAGCACCGACCCCTTCGAGGTCTTCATCGGCTCCCCGGCCCCGGACGACCTCGACGGCCTCCTCCAGCGCACGGTGGAACGCGCCCGCGACATGCTCGACGCCGACTCGGCCTTTCTGCTCCTCGCGACCGACGACGAGACGGAGTTGGAGGTCCGCGCCTCCACCGGCCTGCCGTCCGCCCGCCAGCGCTTCGCGCGCGTGCCCGTCGAAGCCGGCCCCGGCCGCTACGGCTCGGCCCGCATGCCGGCCGTCCATGACGACCTGTCGGCCGTCCCGGGCGCGGTCCCCCTGCTGAGCGGCACGGGCATGCGCTCGGTCGTCACGGTCCCGCTGAAGGTCGAGGGCCGCCTCACCGGCTCCCTCGGCGTCGCCGCCGAAGCCCCCGCCAGATACTCCAACGAAGAGGCCCTCCGCCTCCAATTCGCCGCGGACCGCATCGCGTTGGCGGTGGAATCGGCCCGCCTGGGCGAACTGGAACGCCTGCGCCGAGGCTCCCTGAGCTTCCTGGTCGAGGCCTCCGACCTCCTGGCAGGCACCCTGGACCGCGACCAGACCCTGGCGCTGATGGCCCAGATGACGGTCCCCACCCTCGCCACCTGGTGCGCGGTCTACACGATCGCCGACCAGGCCTCGGAGCCGTACCTGTCGTACGTCCTGCACGAGGACGAGGAACTCATCGACGGCATCAAGTCGTTGCTGTCGAAGATCTCCCCGCCCGACCCTGTCCCCACCCCGGGCGCCCGCGTCTGGTCGGCCCCCGCCGAGGCGGCCCACCAGGCGGCCCTGCGCACCTCCATGCGCAGCCTGGGCCTGGGCGAGCCCATCGGCCGCATCAGCTCGGGCATCGGCCCCACCCTGGCCACGGCATCTGCGGTGGGTGGCGAAACAGTGGTCCTCCCGCTGGTCGCCCGCAACCGCGTCATCGGCATGCTGACCCTCGGCAAGCCCACCGACGAACACTTCCGCCAGGAAATCCTGGAACTGGCCGAGGACTTGAGCCGCCGGGCCGCCCTGGCCCTCGACAACGCCCGCCTCTACTCCGAGCGCACGGCCATCAGCCAGTCCCTCCAGCGCAGCCTCCTGCCCCCTGAGCAGCCCGCGATCGAGGGCATCGAGGTCGAGGTCATCTACCGCGCGGCCGGCGAGGGCAACGAGGTCGGCGGTGACTTCTACGACGTCTTCCCCATCCGCGACGGCGTCTACGGCTTCGCCATCGGCGACGTCTGCGGTACGGGCCCGCACGCGGCGGCGGTGACGGGCCTGGCCCGGCATGCCCTGCGCCTGCTCGCCAGGGAGGGCCTCAGCGGCCCGGCGGTCCTGGAGCGCCTCAACTCCGCGATCCTCGACGAGGGCGCCCGCAGCCGCTTCCTGACCCTCCTGTACGGCGAGATGCGTCCCCAGGACGACGGCAGCGCGGAAATGAAGGTCGTCTGCGCCGGCCACCCTCTCCCGCTCCGCCTCCGCCAGGACGGCACGGTCGAACCGGCCGCGGAACCCCAGCCCCTCCTGGGCGTCATCGAGGACCTGGAGCTGTACGAGCAGTCGGTCACCCTTGACCCCGGTGACGTCCTCCTCTGCGTCACGGACGGCGTCACCGAACGCCGCGAGGGCACCCGCATGCTGGGCGACGACGGCCTCGCCGACGTGCTCACCACCTGCACGGGCCTGACGGCCGGCGCGGTCGCGGCCCGCGTCATGCGCGCGGTGGAGCGTTTCGCCTCGGACGCCCCGTCCGACGACATGGCGATCCTGGCGATGCGAGTCCCTGGCCTCCACAACGACTGA
- a CDS encoding ribonuclease J: MSHPHPELGPPPPLPEGGLRVTPLGGLGEIGRNMTVFEYGGRLLIVDCGVLFPEEEQPGIDLILPDFSSIRDRLDDIEGIVLTHGHEDHIGAVPFLLREKPDIPLIGSKLTLALIEAKLQEHRIRPYTLEVVEGNRERIGPFDCEFVAVNHSIPDALAVAIRTPAGMVVHTGDFKMDQLPLDNRLTDLHAFARLSEEGIDLLLSDSTNAEVPGFVPPERDISNVLHQVFGNARKRIIVASFASHIHRIQQILDAANEYGRRVAFVGRSMVRNMGIARDLGYLKVPPGLVVDVKTLDDLPDREVVLVCTGSQGEPMAALSRMANRDHQIRIVSGDTVILASSLIPGNENAVYRVINGLTRWGANVVHKGNAKVHVSGHASAGELLYFYNICRPKNLMPVHGEWRHLRANAELGAMTGVPHDRIVIAEDGVVVDLVAGKAKISGKVQAGYVYVDGLSVGDVGEPALKDRKILGDEGIISVFVVIDSSSGKITGGPHIHARGSGIEDSAFADVIPKVKEVLERSAQDGVVEPHQLQQLVRRTLGKWVSDTYRRRPMILPVVVEV, encoded by the coding sequence TTGAGTCATCCGCATCCTGAACTCGGCCCGCCCCCGCCGCTTCCCGAAGGCGGCCTGCGCGTCACCCCGCTCGGCGGTCTCGGTGAGATCGGCCGAAACATGACGGTCTTCGAGTACGGCGGCCGTCTGCTGATCGTCGACTGCGGCGTGCTCTTCCCCGAGGAGGAGCAGCCCGGAATCGACCTGATCCTGCCGGACTTCTCGTCCATCAGGGACCGCCTCGACGACATCGAGGGCATCGTGCTCACGCACGGCCACGAGGACCACATCGGTGCCGTCCCGTTCCTGCTCCGCGAGAAGCCGGACATCCCGCTGATCGGCTCCAAGCTGACCCTCGCGCTGATCGAGGCGAAGCTCCAGGAGCACCGCATCCGTCCGTACACCCTTGAGGTGGTGGAGGGGAACCGCGAACGCATCGGCCCCTTCGACTGTGAGTTCGTCGCGGTCAACCACTCCATCCCGGACGCCCTGGCGGTCGCCATCCGCACCCCTGCCGGCATGGTGGTCCACACCGGCGACTTCAAGATGGACCAGCTTCCGCTGGACAACCGTCTGACGGACCTCCACGCGTTCGCACGTCTGAGCGAGGAAGGCATCGACCTCCTTCTCTCCGACTCGACGAACGCCGAGGTACCGGGCTTCGTCCCGCCCGAGCGGGACATCTCCAACGTCCTGCACCAGGTCTTCGGGAACGCCCGCAAGCGGATCATCGTGGCCAGCTTCGCCAGCCACATCCACCGCATCCAGCAGATCCTGGACGCGGCCAACGAGTACGGCCGCAGGGTCGCCTTCGTCGGCCGCTCGATGGTCCGCAACATGGGCATCGCGAGGGACCTGGGCTATCTGAAGGTCCCGCCGGGCCTGGTGGTCGACGTCAAGACGCTCGACGACCTTCCCGACCGCGAGGTCGTCCTGGTCTGTACGGGTTCGCAGGGTGAGCCGATGGCGGCCCTGTCCCGCATGGCCAACCGGGACCACCAGATCCGCATCGTCTCCGGCGACACGGTGATCCTGGCGTCGTCCCTGATCCCGGGCAACGAGAACGCGGTCTACCGCGTGATCAACGGCCTGACCCGCTGGGGCGCCAACGTCGTCCACAAGGGCAACGCCAAGGTCCACGTCTCGGGCCATGCCTCGGCCGGCGAGCTGCTGTACTTCTACAACATCTGCCGCCCGAAGAACCTGATGCCGGTCCACGGCGAATGGCGCCATCTGCGGGCCAACGCCGAGCTGGGCGCCATGACCGGCGTCCCGCACGACCGGATCGTCATCGCCGAGGACGGCGTCGTCGTCGACCTCGTCGCGGGCAAGGCCAAGATCTCCGGCAAGGTCCAGGCGGGCTATGTGTACGTCGACGGCCTCTCGGTCGGCGATGTGGGTGAGCCGGCCCTGAAGGACCGCAAGATCCTCGGCGACGAGGGCATCATCTCGGTCTTCGTGGTCATCGACTCATCGAGCGGCAAGATCACGGGTGGCCCGCATATCCACGCCCGTGGCTCGGGTATCGAGGACTCGGCGTTCGCCGACGTCATCCCGAAGGTCAAGGAGGTCCTCGAGCGCTCCGCCCAGGACGGCGTCGTCGAGCCCCATCAGCTCCAGCAGCTGGTGCGGCGGACCCTCGGCAAGTGGGTCTCCGACACGTATCGCCGCAGGCCGATGATCCTCCCGGTGGTGGTAGAGGTCTGA
- a CDS encoding M16 family metallopeptidase, which translates to MTSSSSTATARTSSEARAVARTQTLIKGTNGIGTVRKTTLPGGLRIVTETLPSVRSATFGIWAHVGSRDETPSLNGATHYLEHLLFKGTTRRSALDISSALDAVGGEMNAFTAKEYTCYYARVLDTDLPLAIDVVCDMLTGSLILEEDVNVERGAILEEIAMTEDDPGDCVHDLFAHTMFGDNPLGRPVLGTVDTVNALTADRIRRFYKKHYDPTHLVVAAAGNIDHNKVVRQVRAAFEKAGAFKNAEAAPIAPRDGRRTIRTSGRVELLGRKTEQAHVVLGMPGLARTDERRWALGVLNTALGGGMSSRLFQEVREKRGLAYSVYSYTSGFADCGLFGVYAGCRPSQVHDVLKICRDELDHVAEHGLTDDEIARAVGQLRGSTVLGLEDTGALMNRIGKSELCWGEQMSVDDMLTRIASVTPDDVRAVAREILGQRPSLSVIGPLKDKQASRLHEAVA; encoded by the coding sequence GTGACGTCGAGCAGCTCCACGGCGACGGCCCGCACCTCCTCGGAGGCGCGGGCCGTCGCCCGTACCCAAACGCTCATCAAGGGCACCAACGGCATCGGCACGGTCCGCAAGACCACCCTCCCGGGCGGCCTGCGCATCGTCACCGAGACGCTGCCCTCGGTCCGCTCCGCGACCTTCGGCATCTGGGCCCACGTCGGCTCCCGCGACGAGACGCCGTCCCTGAACGGTGCCACGCACTACCTGGAGCACCTGCTCTTCAAGGGCACGACGCGGCGCTCCGCCCTGGACATCTCCTCGGCGCTCGACGCGGTCGGCGGCGAGATGAACGCGTTCACGGCGAAGGAGTACACGTGCTACTACGCACGCGTGCTCGACACCGACCTGCCGCTCGCCATCGACGTCGTCTGCGACATGCTCACGGGCTCGCTGATCCTGGAAGAGGACGTCAACGTCGAGCGGGGCGCGATCCTCGAAGAGATCGCCATGACCGAGGACGACCCGGGCGACTGCGTGCACGACCTGTTCGCGCACACCATGTTCGGCGACAACCCTCTCGGCCGCCCGGTCCTCGGCACGGTCGACACGGTCAACGCCCTCACCGCCGACCGCATCCGCCGCTTCTACAAGAAGCACTACGACCCGACCCACCTGGTCGTGGCCGCCGCGGGCAACATCGACCACAACAAGGTCGTACGACAGGTCCGCGCGGCCTTCGAGAAGGCGGGCGCCTTCAAGAACGCCGAGGCGGCCCCCATCGCCCCGCGCGACGGCCGCCGTACGATCCGCACCTCGGGCCGCGTCGAACTCCTCGGCCGCAAGACCGAGCAGGCCCATGTCGTCCTGGGTATGCCGGGCCTGGCCCGTACCGACGAGCGCCGCTGGGCGCTGGGCGTGCTGAACACGGCCCTGGGCGGCGGCATGTCCTCCCGCCTGTTCCAGGAGGTCCGCGAGAAGCGCGGCCTGGCCTACAGCGTGTACTCGTACACCTCGGGCTTCGCCGACTGCGGCCTCTTCGGCGTCTACGCCGGCTGCCGGCCCTCGCAGGTCCACGACGTGCTGAAGATCTGCCGCGACGAACTCGACCACGTCGCCGAGCACGGCCTGACGGACGACGAGATCGCCCGCGCCGTCGGCCAGCTCCGCGGCTCCACCGTCCTCGGTCTGGAGGACACCGGTGCGCTGATGAACCGCATCGGCAAGAGCGAGCTGTGCTGGGGCGAGCAGATGTCCGTCGACGACATGCTGACCCGGATAGCGTCGGTCACCCCGGACGACGTCCGCGCGGTCGCCCGCGAGATCCTGGGACAGCGGCCCTCGCTGTCGGTCATCGGCCCGCTGAAGGACAAGCAGGCGTCCCGACTGCACGAAGCGGTCGCGTAA
- the dapB gene encoding 4-hydroxy-tetrahydrodipicolinate reductase, translating into MSKLRVAVLGAKGRIGSEAVRAVEAAEDMELVAALSRGDKLETLAETGAQVAVELTTPASVMDNLEYCVGHGIHAVVGTTGWTDERLAQLNGWLAASPETGVLIAPNFSIGAVLNMKFAQIAAPYFESVEVVELHHPKKVDAPSGTATRTAQLIASARAAAGTAPAPDATETALDGARGADVDGVPVHSVRLRGLLAHQEVLLGGEGETLTIRHDSLHHSSFMPGILLGARKVVTTPGLTFGLENFLDLG; encoded by the coding sequence ATGAGCAAGCTGCGCGTGGCGGTCCTCGGTGCCAAGGGCCGGATCGGCTCCGAGGCGGTCAGGGCCGTCGAGGCCGCCGAGGACATGGAGCTGGTCGCCGCCCTGAGCCGGGGCGACAAGCTGGAGACCCTGGCCGAGACGGGCGCCCAGGTCGCCGTCGAACTGACCACGCCGGCCTCGGTGATGGACAACCTCGAGTACTGCGTCGGCCACGGCATCCACGCCGTCGTCGGTACGACGGGCTGGACCGACGAGCGCCTCGCGCAGCTGAACGGCTGGCTGGCCGCCTCCCCGGAGACGGGCGTCCTCATCGCGCCCAACTTCTCCATCGGCGCCGTCCTGAACATGAAGTTCGCGCAGATCGCGGCCCCCTACTTCGAGTCGGTGGAGGTCGTCGAGCTCCACCACCCGAAGAAGGTCGACGCCCCGAGCGGTACGGCGACCCGCACGGCCCAGCTCATCGCCTCGGCCCGCGCCGCGGCGGGCACGGCCCCGGCACCGGACGCCACGGAGACGGCCCTGGACGGCGCGCGCGGCGCCGACGTCGACGGCGTCCCCGTCCACTCCGTCCGCCTCCGCGGCCTGCTGGCCCACCAGGAGGTCCTGCTGGGCGGCGAGGGCGAGACCCTGACGATCCGCCATGACTCGCTCCACCACAGCAGCTTCATGCCGGGCATCCTGCTGGGCGCCCGCAAGGTGGTCACGACCCCGGGCCTGACCTTCGGCCTGGAAAACTTCCTGGACCTGGGCTGA